CCAAACCCTGATATCAGTTTGCCGGAGAATCGCTGCCGGACACAAGGTTGCGTCTCATTGACCCGGCAATCGGGATAATTGCCAACGTCAAAGCAACAAAGTCACCCGGTCCCGCTCGGAAGCCGTCAGTTCAAAGGCGAAGATGGACAAATCCTCCTGCATGTGGAGGGATGAGGTTGTCCCGATCAGGGGAATGACGCCGATTTGGCTCAGATAACGGTAGAAGATCTGTTCCGGGCTGCGTTGATACGTTTTGGCCAGATCGTGCAGGGTGGCATGGGCCAGAAGGCCGGGATTGGCGGTCAAGGTCCAGAAACCCTGATAAAGAATCGCCTGTTCCCGGCAATAGGCGCGGATCTCCCGGTCATATCGGGTTGCCGCATAGAAGCGGTTTTGCAACACGGCGGGTTTTATCGAGCTGTTATCGTACACCTGAGCCAACAGAGCGGGATCATAACAGTTGCTGATCCCCAGTTGCTTCACCCCCCCGTTCCCCACCAACTCCTCCATGGCCTGCCAGACTTCCAGGGTTTGGGAAGGCGTCGGCAGGGGGGAATGCAGCAGCAGACAATCCAGATAGTCGGTTTGCAGATTAAGCAGCGATTGACGGAAAGACTGGGCCACCTGTTGGGACAACGTCGCCCGGGGATCATACGGAATGCGGGCCGGATCCTGCCCGCTCAGGGGAGTGAATTTGGTTTGCAGATAGAGTTCCGCTCGGCTCAAGCCCCGTTGCAATCCGGCGGCTACCCCCTGCCCCACCCCGGCTTCGTGGTAATGTTTGGGCTGGCAGGCGGTATCGATGCCGCGAAAACCCAGAAGAAGGGCCTGTTCCACCAATGGCGCGGTGCGCTCTTTCTTCCATGCGGTGCCATAAAGAAGCGGTGGCACCGTCACACCGCAGGCGGAAGTCAACATCCGATTGGGAGTCATGCCGGCCGCCTTGTCTTTCGGAGGGAAGGTCCGCAACATCTTGCCATCGATGGCCAGCGGGGAAAAAGGGATGGCGCTCCCGGAGTGGCTGAATTATCCTGGCCGTCGTAGCAGGAGGGAATCCCCTGCCGCAGGCCTGTGGAAAGCGGCAGCCCACCGCAGGCTGAACTTGCAGGTGGTTCACCTCTTTCGCGAGGCACTCCATGACGTTTTCCCGACAGCCCCCTGCTTCCCCGGACGCCGACCCGGCCCTGGCCCTGTTGCGACAACATTTCGGCTACGAGAATTTCCGAGGTTTCCAAAGAGAGGTCGTCGGCCATGTCGCCTCGGGCGGCGATGCCGTGGTGCTGATGCCCACCGGCGGGGGCAAGTCCCTCTGTTTCCAGATTCCCGCCCTGCTGCGACCGGGTGTCGGGGTGGTGGTCTCGCCGCTCATCGCCTTGATGCAGGATCAGGTCGGGGCGTTGCGTCAGAACGGCATTCGCGCCGCCTGCATCCATTCCGGCCTCAACGGACGCGAGGTCTGGCAGGTGGCCAA
The window above is part of the Magnetococcales bacterium genome. Proteins encoded here:
- a CDS encoding aldo/keto reductase, with the translated sequence MTPNRMLTSACGVTVPPLLYGTAWKKERTAPLVEQALLLGFRGIDTACQPKHYHEAGVGQGVAAGLQRGLSRAELYLQTKFTPLSGQDPARIPYDPRATLSQQVAQSFRQSLLNLQTDYLDCLLLHSPLPTPSQTLEVWQAMEELVGNGGVKQLGISNCYDPALLAQVYDNSSIKPAVLQNRFYAATRYDREIRAYCREQAILYQGFWTLTANPGLLAHATLHDLAKTYQRSPEQIFYRYLSQIGVIPLIGTTSSLHMQEDLSIFAFELTASERDRVTLLL